One window of Tepidanaerobacter acetatoxydans Re1 genomic DNA carries:
- a CDS encoding ABC transporter ATP-binding protein, translated as MEDNILEIINLNKNYDKFKLSDINITLPRGYIMGFVGANGAGKTTTIKLIMNMIRRDSGKINVMGKDNIKYEMHIKNKTGYVGEQPVFYDDLTVRWTANFAGKFYSDWDGAAFNELLTRFGVDKTKKIKQLSKGMRMKTALAIALSHRPELLILDEPTSGLDPVIRDELLDILMEFIQDERHGVFFSSHITSDIEKIADYVTLIDNGKIIFSEEKDKILNHWKLVKGDINKLDDYRDDLAGLKVSKTGFSGIVKDMDAFKACHDMSLLTIDKISLDDVLLHLAKKENQK; from the coding sequence GTGGAAGATAATATTTTGGAGATAATAAACCTAAATAAAAATTATGATAAATTTAAGCTGTCGGACATAAATATCACGCTGCCGCGAGGCTACATAATGGGATTTGTAGGTGCGAACGGTGCAGGAAAGACTACCACAATAAAACTTATCATGAATATGATTCGAAGGGATTCCGGTAAAATAAATGTAATGGGGAAAGACAATATAAAATATGAAATGCACATAAAAAATAAAACAGGATATGTAGGCGAACAGCCGGTTTTTTATGATGATTTGACGGTGAGATGGACAGCGAATTTTGCAGGGAAGTTTTATTCGGATTGGGATGGGGCAGCTTTTAATGAATTGTTGACAAGATTTGGTGTAGATAAAACAAAAAAAATAAAACAGCTTTCAAAGGGAATGAGGATGAAAACGGCATTAGCCATTGCACTTTCCCACCGGCCTGAGCTTCTTATACTGGATGAACCAACTTCAGGGCTTGACCCTGTTATAAGAGATGAGCTGCTTGATATATTGATGGAGTTCATTCAAGATGAAAGGCATGGAGTGTTTTTTTCATCACACATTACCTCGGATATAGAAAAAATAGCAGACTATGTAACACTTATCGACAACGGCAAGATAATCTTTTCGGAAGAAAAAGATAAAATCTTAAACCACTGGAAGTTGGTCAAAGGTGATATCAATAAATTAGATGATTATAGAGATGACCTAGCAGGTCTAAAAGTATCAAAGACAGGTTTTAGCGGTATCGTGAAAGACATGGATGCTTTTAAAGCTTGTCATGATATGTCTTTGCTTACTATAGATAAAATAAGTCTTGATGATGTACTACTGCATCTTGCAAAAAAGGAGAATCAAAAATGA
- the gatA gene encoding Asp-tRNA(Asn)/Glu-tRNA(Gln) amidotransferase subunit GatA produces MLKLHELTVNKANELLKKKEIKSEELTSALFNRIDSTDGQIKAYVTLDKDRALETARLADEKADFMQPLTGIPMAVKDNICTKDLKTTCCSKMLENFVPPYDATVISKLKDVNAVILGKTNMDEFAMGSSTESSFFQVTKNPWNLECVPGGSSGGSAAAVAADESLYALGSDTGGSIRQPAAYCGVVGLKPTYGRVSRFGVSALASTMDAIGPITKDVTDCAIVLSAIAGIDSFDPTSSDISVSDYLKCLHDELNGIKIGIPKEFLDNAVIDKDVKDAFLNAAKIYEKLGCVCEEISLANAEYALWAYHITVAAESSSELGQYDGIRYGHRAAKYEDLKDLYKKSRGEGFGTEVKRRIILGTYLSDAQNYDKYYLKAQKIRTLIKKDFENAFNKYDLLITPTVPTTAFKIGEKIDDPLKMYMNDLYTTPVNLAGLPAISIPCGFSDGLPIGLQIIGKAFDEASILRAAYAFEQNTSYHEKRIKWEEGSSDEL; encoded by the coding sequence ATGTTGAAACTTCATGAACTTACGGTTAATAAGGCAAATGAACTTTTAAAGAAAAAGGAAATAAAGTCTGAAGAACTGACGAGTGCCCTTTTCAATAGGATAGACAGCACTGATGGCCAAATCAAAGCTTATGTCACACTTGATAAGGATAGAGCTCTTGAAACGGCCAGGTTGGCAGATGAGAAGGCCGATTTTATGCAGCCGCTGACCGGAATTCCAATGGCTGTAAAGGATAATATTTGCACAAAAGATTTAAAGACTACCTGCTGTTCAAAAATGTTAGAGAATTTTGTGCCACCTTATGATGCAACAGTAATATCAAAATTAAAAGATGTAAATGCCGTGATTTTAGGAAAGACTAATATGGATGAGTTTGCAATGGGCTCTTCTACTGAAAGCTCATTTTTCCAAGTGACAAAAAACCCATGGAATCTTGAATGTGTGCCAGGAGGCTCCTCCGGAGGTTCGGCCGCTGCTGTGGCTGCTGACGAATCCCTGTATGCCCTTGGTTCTGATACAGGCGGTTCAATAAGGCAACCTGCTGCTTATTGTGGCGTAGTAGGCTTAAAGCCCACCTATGGAAGGGTTTCCAGATTCGGAGTGTCGGCACTTGCTTCAACTATGGATGCAATAGGCCCTATTACAAAGGATGTTACAGATTGTGCTATTGTGCTTTCCGCTATTGCAGGCATTGATAGCTTTGATCCGACATCGTCGGATATATCGGTAAGTGACTATCTTAAATGTTTACATGATGAGTTAAATGGCATAAAGATAGGCATACCTAAAGAATTTTTAGATAATGCTGTGATTGACAAAGATGTAAAGGATGCTTTTTTAAATGCAGCTAAGATTTATGAAAAACTCGGTTGTGTTTGCGAAGAAATAAGTCTTGCAAATGCAGAGTATGCATTATGGGCGTACCACATTACCGTTGCGGCCGAGTCAAGCTCTGAGTTAGGTCAGTATGATGGTATCAGATATGGACACCGTGCTGCAAAATATGAGGATTTAAAAGACCTTTACAAAAAAAGTCGAGGCGAGGGTTTTGGCACTGAAGTTAAGCGGCGTATCATATTAGGTACATATCTATCAGATGCACAAAACTATGACAAATATTATCTGAAGGCTCAAAAAATCAGGACACTCATAAAAAAAGATTTTGAAAATGCTTTTAATAAATATGATCTTTTAATAACTCCTACGGTTCCCACCACGGCCTTTAAAATTGGAGAAAAAATCGATGACCCGCTGAAAATGTACATGAACGATTTATATACAACCCCGGTGAACCTTGCAGGCCTTCCTGCCATATCTATTCCATGTGGTTTTTCAGATGGCTTGCCCATTGGTCTTCAGATTATAGGTAAAGCATTTGATGAGGCATCAATTTTACGCGCTGCATATGCTTTTGAGCAGAATACAAGCTACCATGAAAAGCGGATAAAATGGGAGGAGGGTTCTAGTGATGAACTATGA
- a CDS encoding DUF6391 domain-containing protein, producing MIFSLLMFLIIAMLFPYLFIPILIFLGIGFLFLLPYVVVFNSFYNIITIPWQIIKIASDRRIRKNHSLEHATINVLEQRYGRPLQAGGLAYSNGFSLSGPDLPPIYEVMSAVKEAQFRMINGEKELAIHPRCGTSIAAANFLFSLVFIIVLFSSHHLSLLNVILAFLLANLLAKPFGRVLQKFFTTYPEVEDVVIQDVYVQAQHDMIPFLTIINPNRSYFIKTYQLK from the coding sequence ATGATATTCTCATTGCTTATGTTTTTAATCATAGCTATGCTTTTCCCGTATTTGTTTATACCTATATTGATTTTTCTGGGTATAGGTTTTTTGTTTTTACTACCATATGTTGTTGTATTCAATTCCTTTTACAATATAATTACCATACCATGGCAGATCATAAAGATTGCTTCAGACCGTAGAATTAGAAAAAATCACAGCCTAGAGCACGCCACTATAAATGTGCTGGAGCAAAGATACGGAAGACCTCTGCAGGCAGGGGGGTTAGCGTATTCTAACGGATTTTCCCTTTCAGGTCCTGACCTTCCGCCAATTTACGAAGTTATGAGTGCAGTTAAGGAAGCACAATTTCGCATGATAAACGGCGAAAAGGAATTGGCCATTCATCCCAGATGCGGGACTTCTATTGCGGCAGCAAACTTCCTATTTTCCCTGGTTTTTATAATCGTGCTTTTTTCTTCACATCATTTATCCTTATTAAATGTAATACTTGCATTTTTGCTTGCTAATCTTTTGGCAAAACCCTTTGGGCGAGTTCTTCAAAAGTTTTTTACGACATATCCCGAAGTAGAAGATGTGGTTATACAGGATGTCTACGTACAAGCACAACATGATATGATTCCTTTTTTGACAATAATAAATCCAAATCGCTCTTACTTTATTAAAACATATCAGCTTAAATAA
- a CDS encoding GntR family transcriptional regulator, with protein sequence MFIPISNNDPRPLYEQISEGIKTKILRGELVPGDALPSIRQLAQDLKTSVITTKRAYFELEQQKLIVTRPGKGSFVADYDMDEIASLSLHKIQQQLREIVVEAEKTGVLRKDLENIFYKILEEEYCGR encoded by the coding sequence ATGTTTATACCAATTTCTAATAATGATCCGAGGCCTCTTTATGAGCAAATCTCTGAGGGAATAAAAACTAAAATATTAAGGGGCGAGCTTGTGCCGGGAGATGCCCTTCCGTCTATAAGACAGTTAGCTCAAGATTTAAAAACCAGCGTTATTACGACAAAGCGCGCTTATTTTGAGCTGGAGCAGCAAAAGCTTATTGTTACGCGCCCCGGTAAAGGCAGTTTTGTAGCGGATTATGATATGGACGAAATTGCATCTTTGAGTTTGCACAAAATCCAACAACAACTCAGAGAGATAGTTGTAGAGGCCGAAAAGACCGGGGTTTTACGTAAAGATCTTGAAAATATTTTTTATAAAATCTTGGAGGAGGAATATTGTGGAAGATAA
- the gatC gene encoding Asp-tRNA(Asn)/Glu-tRNA(Gln) amidotransferase subunit GatC, with product MIMDKDTVGRMADIAHMYISEEEKSRISKELSFLLECFDKLNQADTEGVMPTIHPITDRNILREDVVWESLPIEEVLKNSPDKDNRFFRVPRIIEE from the coding sequence ATGATTATGGATAAAGATACAGTTGGACGTATGGCCGATATAGCTCACATGTATATCTCTGAGGAGGAAAAAAGCAGAATTTCAAAAGAGCTAAGTTTCCTATTAGAATGTTTTGATAAACTGAACCAAGCTGATACTGAAGGGGTCATGCCCACAATTCATCCAATAACGGATAGAAATATTCTCAGAGAAGATGTGGTTTGGGAGAGCCTTCCTATAGAAGAAGTCTTAAAGAATTCTCCTGACAAGGACAACAGATTTTTTAGAGTGCCCAGGATAATCGAAGAATGA
- a CDS encoding CCA tRNA nucleotidyltransferase, which produces MIQMSMPSAIKKICNKLRASGFEAYVVGGTIRDLIMNRQNSDFDIATSAFPNEIKSVFPNAKPYGNFGTMLVIADGFKVEITPFRNDAPGRKPDYVFGGSIYTDLARRDFTINSIAYDPIDDELIDPFDGIKDIKKGVIKCTGSTRRIWEDPLRAMRAARFQAQLGFSIDASTLYALKSHAKELTGVSQERIRDELTRILTADYNFDGLVTLVITDLMNYIIPELMAGMGVMHSNKPVDVLEHNLIACKVIRNTLPLRLAALLHDISKPETAVNCEEGLRFPKHQIESAAAAREILQRLRFDNKTIKKVILLIENHMFFYTENSSLADARRLISKVGWENIYNLIDLRVADKIASGFDRVYSPGLKKLIMDIEIIKNEQCGDYQIKDLAVTGEDIMSELGISPGPQVGQILNILLDKVIENPSLNNKAALLEIAKTTLAAEQLT; this is translated from the coding sequence ATGATTCAAATGAGCATGCCATCTGCCATAAAGAAAATATGTAATAAACTTAGAGCATCAGGGTTTGAAGCTTATGTCGTCGGCGGCACAATAAGGGACTTGATAATGAACCGTCAAAATTCTGATTTTGATATAGCCACAAGTGCTTTTCCCAATGAAATAAAGTCAGTTTTTCCAAATGCTAAACCTTATGGAAATTTTGGCACCATGTTGGTAATTGCTGATGGATTCAAGGTCGAGATAACTCCTTTCCGCAATGATGCCCCCGGAAGAAAGCCCGATTATGTTTTTGGAGGAAGCATATATACTGATCTTGCAAGGCGTGATTTTACAATAAACTCTATTGCTTATGACCCTATTGATGATGAACTTATAGACCCATTCGACGGAATAAAAGATATAAAAAAGGGCGTAATTAAATGCACCGGGTCTACAAGAAGAATTTGGGAGGACCCTCTTAGAGCTATGAGGGCGGCTCGGTTCCAGGCACAGCTCGGATTTTCAATTGATGCTTCAACATTATATGCTTTAAAATCTCATGCCAAGGAGCTTACCGGCGTATCTCAAGAAAGAATACGCGATGAGCTTACAAGAATTTTAACGGCGGATTATAATTTTGACGGGTTAGTAACACTTGTCATAACAGACCTTATGAATTATATAATACCTGAGCTTATGGCCGGTATGGGAGTCATGCATTCCAATAAACCTGTGGATGTATTAGAGCATAACCTTATCGCCTGCAAGGTTATCAGGAATACACTGCCTTTAAGACTTGCAGCACTTCTGCACGATATTTCAAAACCTGAAACTGCTGTAAACTGCGAAGAAGGTTTGAGGTTTCCCAAACATCAGATTGAATCGGCGGCTGCTGCGCGAGAAATTTTGCAAAGATTAAGGTTTGACAATAAGACTATAAAAAAAGTGATTCTTTTGATTGAAAACCATATGTTTTTTTATACGGAAAACTCATCTTTAGCTGATGCCAGAAGGCTTATATCGAAAGTAGGATGGGAGAATATATACAATCTGATAGATTTGCGAGTAGCAGATAAAATAGCAAGCGGTTTTGACAGGGTGTATTCGCCGGGATTAAAAAAATTAATTATGGATATTGAGATAATAAAAAATGAACAATGTGGTGATTACCAAATAAAAGACTTGGCGGTAACCGGCGAAGATATTATGTCGGAACTGGGAATTTCTCCGGGACCCCAAGTCGGTCAAATATTAAATATTCTCTTGGATAAGGTTATAGAAAATCCATCATTGAACAATAAAGCCGCATTGCTTGAGATTGCCAAAACTACTCTTGCTGCTGAACAGCTTACTTAA
- a CDS encoding ABC-2 transporter permease, which translates to MRHLVIKDLYVNRKYMSFVLLLLAAVLVLKGSSAPMVLFGVGMISYGVLIRSCYYDDKDRGDIFLRTLPIKASTIVLSKYILGISVLFIVVAICLLFAILNGQNLDIYFASFAFSILAISVIYAIYLPIFFKYGYVKAATFQSVLFIIIMAVSFGFKELINITNFPVSVNQLHRFLTPLINFINEISRSNIILLLTLSAVSLVILAVSATLSIKFYDAGK; encoded by the coding sequence ATGAGACATCTAGTTATAAAAGATCTTTATGTAAATAGGAAGTATATGTCATTTGTTTTGCTATTGTTGGCAGCTGTATTGGTTTTAAAGGGAAGCTCAGCTCCAATGGTATTATTTGGAGTGGGCATGATTTCATATGGTGTGCTTATAAGAAGCTGCTACTATGATGATAAAGATAGAGGTGACATATTCTTAAGGACACTGCCGATAAAAGCATCCACCATTGTTTTAAGTAAATACATTTTGGGTATCTCGGTATTATTTATAGTAGTAGCAATTTGCCTATTGTTTGCCATCTTGAACGGACAAAACTTGGATATCTATTTTGCAAGTTTTGCCTTCTCGATTTTAGCTATAAGTGTTATCTATGCCATTTACCTGCCGATATTTTTTAAGTACGGTTATGTAAAGGCTGCAACCTTTCAATCAGTATTGTTTATTATAATTATGGCAGTTTCTTTCGGCTTTAAAGAATTAATAAATATTACAAATTTCCCAGTGTCGGTTAATCAATTGCATCGGTTTCTTACTCCTCTAATCAACTTTATCAATGAGATTTCAAGGAGCAATATAATATTATTGCTGACACTTTCTGCAGTATCACTTGTTATACTTGCAGTATCGGCAACACTTTCTATAAAATTTTATGATGCGGGAAAATGA